The following proteins are encoded in a genomic region of Gimesia algae:
- a CDS encoding MazG nucleotide pyrophosphohydrolase domain-containing protein, which translates to MFYEKDQSRGIEGTFMWFMEEVGELSSSLRENSDRDNLEEEFADVLAWLATMANVAGIDLEQAVTRKYVQGCPRCNQAVCTCDLSWKP; encoded by the coding sequence ATGTTCTATGAAAAAGATCAATCGCGGGGCATTGAAGGGACCTTTATGTGGTTCATGGAGGAAGTGGGAGAATTATCCTCATCTCTACGGGAAAACAGCGATCGAGATAATCTGGAGGAAGAATTCGCAGATGTGCTTGCCTGGCTGGCGACCATGGCAAATGTCGCGGGAATTGATCTGGAACAGGCGGTAACCCGCAAGTATGTACAAGGGTGTCCACGCTGTAATCAGGCTGTTTGTACCTGTGACCTGTCCTGGAAGCCCTGA
- a CDS encoding HEAT repeat domain-containing protein, whose amino-acid sequence MPALIVCSLIPASVQAQPPKPEIDAAIKRGVSFLKTNPDYGRGGMNAFVGYTLLKAGEPPDSPFIQKCVKNILIDHNQKNDSGELIYRPGGDYNYCAGAQLMLLEALDPEKYHFEIQSTVDFLIGTQHSTGSWYYPGDSPHNGDTSITQYAILGLWAAQRAGVQIPTAVWDKAARWHLSTQLRDGGFGYHPAVPAEATAKHTMGVAGTGSLYVISMMLYPHGKAPTPKQNQSEGVKKKRFGFLEKVNLTDDSGEDEKDLFSKPTVPFDAIENGKSKGEGWVIKNYNIRKPSGWPIYYLYGLERIAALANTKTLGPHDWYADGARELLTTQRDDGSWFGAGNSPASTCLAIIFLSKATVKTLKRKYTPEPVGAGLLAGGRGLPKNLAEVQMRNGKVQNKSLTGDLSELLSQLEDPANADLEATQESLIETITLGDREKLIQQKERVLKLIEARSPDIRRTAIWALARTNDFRVAPLLINALKDPDLGVRIEARNGLCTLSRKIRGLGMPEDPLADAPENLDEKARIQIVNQWSDETTKRWQKWYLNIKPFEEKFNLYEVLNQLPMSK is encoded by the coding sequence ATGCCTGCTCTGATTGTATGCAGCCTGATTCCAGCAAGCGTACAGGCCCAACCCCCTAAGCCGGAAATTGATGCCGCCATAAAACGGGGCGTGTCTTTTCTGAAAACGAATCCTGATTACGGCCGTGGTGGTATGAATGCCTTTGTTGGCTACACACTTCTGAAAGCAGGCGAGCCACCTGATTCTCCCTTTATTCAGAAATGCGTCAAGAATATTCTGATCGACCATAATCAGAAAAATGACTCAGGGGAATTAATCTATCGCCCAGGGGGAGACTACAATTATTGCGCGGGCGCCCAGCTGATGCTTCTCGAAGCTCTCGACCCGGAAAAATACCACTTCGAAATTCAATCGACTGTGGATTTTCTGATTGGGACGCAACATTCAACCGGCAGTTGGTACTATCCTGGTGACTCTCCGCATAATGGAGATACCAGTATTACACAATATGCCATTCTGGGACTCTGGGCCGCACAACGCGCCGGAGTACAGATTCCCACAGCCGTCTGGGATAAAGCCGCCCGCTGGCATTTATCAACCCAGCTCCGTGATGGCGGTTTTGGTTACCATCCTGCTGTCCCCGCTGAAGCAACAGCCAAACATACCATGGGAGTCGCGGGCACGGGCAGCCTGTACGTTATATCCATGATGCTTTACCCTCATGGTAAAGCCCCCACACCGAAGCAGAACCAATCCGAAGGCGTCAAGAAGAAACGTTTTGGCTTTCTCGAAAAAGTAAATCTTACGGATGATTCAGGCGAGGATGAAAAAGACCTGTTCTCCAAACCGACCGTCCCCTTTGATGCGATCGAAAATGGTAAATCAAAAGGTGAAGGCTGGGTCATTAAAAACTACAACATCCGCAAACCCTCAGGTTGGCCGATTTATTATCTGTATGGACTGGAACGAATCGCTGCGCTGGCAAACACGAAAACACTGGGACCACACGACTGGTATGCGGATGGCGCTCGCGAACTGCTCACAACCCAGCGCGATGATGGCAGCTGGTTCGGGGCGGGAAACAGCCCTGCTTCCACCTGTCTGGCAATTATTTTTCTGTCTAAAGCAACCGTAAAAACTCTCAAGCGGAAGTATACGCCAGAGCCAGTCGGGGCCGGACTGCTGGCTGGCGGCAGAGGGCTGCCCAAAAATCTGGCTGAAGTTCAGATGCGAAACGGCAAAGTGCAAAATAAATCTTTGACCGGTGATCTCAGCGAATTGCTGTCACAACTGGAAGATCCCGCCAACGCAGATCTGGAAGCCACCCAGGAATCACTGATCGAAACCATCACGCTGGGTGATCGGGAGAAACTGATCCAGCAGAAAGAACGCGTTCTGAAACTGATTGAGGCCCGCTCTCCCGATATCCGCAGAACCGCCATCTGGGCGCTTGCACGTACGAATGATTTTCGTGTCGCACCGCTACTCATTAACGCACTTAAAGATCCGGATTTAGGCGTACGCATTGAAGCCCGCAATGGCTTATGTACCCTCAGCCGAAAAATCAGAGGGCTGGGGATGCCTGAAGACCCGCTGGCAGATGCTCCAGAAAACCTGGATGAAAAAGCACGTATTCAAATTGTAAATCAATGGTCAGATGAAACAACAAAACGCTGGCAGAAATGGTATCTCAATATCAAACCCTTTGAAGAAAAGTTCAACCTCTACGAAGTACTCAACCAACTCCCCATGTCTAAATAA